CTTGCGCAGCTGCGGGAGCCCCACACCCATGAGCTGGTGGCTCTGGGTGCTCTGGCCCATGccctccaaccccactgccccTGCTCACCTCCTTGAGGGACACCATGCCCACCAGGCGCCCGATGCTGGTGACGTACGCCTGGTCCAGACCCAACAGTGAGAAGATAGTGTGGGTCTACAGGAAGGAAGGGCTGAGTTGGAGGTCTGGCAGGGAAACTGAGCAGAGGGCCAAAGGGGCATGGTCTCACCTTGTGCAGTGAGGTGTGCTCCACAAGCTGAAAGGGTGCAGGGTCAATCTTGGCGCTGCTGAAGTCTACCACCTGGTCCAGCTGCTGTTCCTCCCACTCCAGAATCTGACGGGGAGATGTCATGGGGCAGAGTGAGGGGGTGTGTAACCCCCACAGTGCCAGAAAACCACCACCCCTGCACCCAGTGTGATGGGTACATTAAGGTCATCCATCAGCCCTGTCCCCACTTCACACTTCAGCACCCCACTGGGATTTCCTAGGTCCCAATGGGCAGGAGAGACCTGCCTGGccctgcccaaccctcacctgtgCTGGGGTCATCCTGTCAGCTGGATCCATCTCCTCCTGCAAAAGATGCATGAGCATGggcaagctggcagcagggaagggcagtAGGTGCACAGGGTGCAGTgcggtgcaggcagcagtgcctgggcagggcGAAGGCTGCACatgcaggcagggtgcaggcagcttGCGGGTAAAGCACCAGTCAGGTAACAAGACAGGCCACAGGCCACACCGTGATTGGCCAAGATATGACAAGCCCAGGTTGTGATTGCTGTATGGAATGCAGCTTGTGCTGTGATTGGCGGAGCAAAGTGGGGCAAATCCCATTGCTGCAACTGGCCAAGACCCTCCAGGTCACATTATGGTTGGCCAGAAAGGATTGAGATTGGGAGAATGCACACCCTGATTGGCTGAGCAGAATCAGGAACTCTGAGATTGGCCACATAGACATAGGTTGAACATGATTGGCCAAGCAGAATCTTTCCAGGCTGCTGATTGGTTCAGAGAATCCATGCTGGGCTCCAATTGGCTAAGAGgatctgtgcccagcctgtgatttgctgcagcttaccaCAATTGAAATGCGGACGTGTTTGGCCTTGCGATAGGCCATGCCCTGAGCCTGGCGCCACATGGGGAGAGACAGCAGTGTTAGGGCATGGCAGTGAGtgatgccatgggcagggcaggggaagggaaaggacagccaaggaggagaagggatggGCAAGTGTGGTTGAGCAGGGATGGAAAGGGATGGGATAGGAACgagcaggggtgggcaggtTGGGGCAGGGATGAGAAAGAATGGAAAGGGATCGGCAGGGTTGTGAAAAGGTGAACAGGGGTGGGCAGGAGTGTGAAGGAATGAAAAGGGATGGGAGTGATGAGAAAGGATGTCAGAGTGGGCCAAGTAAGGATGAGCAGGGCTAGGTAGGGCCAGGCACTCACCTCAGTGGgctctgtggtggtgttggcacAGAAGAGGTTCTTGAGAGCAATGCCAGTGTGGTcagtggtgccagctgcagaggggaaggaggtgtCAGCAGAGGGACACAAGTAGGGTTGGAGTAATTGGGTGCATACTCACCTTGGAGGCTCTCGGCTGGGCCACTGGGCACCCGCTTCAGTGCTGGCTTCAGGGGCTTGCGGGGAGTGACACGGGTGGGGACACTCGAGGAGGTCTCTGTGCTGATCTGCAGTGGGGGATGGGGTGGTGGGGAGACGGTGGTGGGCATCCTTGCCAGGCATCCCCCAAGGCAGCCATCTCACTCACCTGGAAGCGAATGCTGGCATCGGAAAGCCGGTGTCCGTCCTCAGCCAGTACCTTCTGCCGCAGGGCCAGGAGCCGGCgctgggggctgagctgctggctgagcagagccccTACCTGCGCCCTCTCGATGGAGCCCAGCAGGATCATGGACTCTGCCGGCGGTAGTGAGCTGCGTTGGCTCCTGACACCCCtttctccatcccacccttgccatcctggcacagccacagccggGGTGGGTGCCGGCAGTGCCCCCCCGCCCACATCTCACCAGCAGACTCCACCAGCGGCAGGCTTTTCATTttggtgctctgcagcacatGCTGCAGGTCCCGGTACTTGCAGTTGAGGGTGATGTAGTGGATGTCTCGCAACATGATGTCCTCCACCCGCACGTTGTATTTCCTGCTCCGGGAGGGAAACGGCGATGCTATCCCCACCCCTTCTGCGTGGGAGAGGACTTGGGGATAGAGCAGGGGACACACACTCACTCGTGgtggccccagcccagctccggGAGGTAGGGCAGCTTCTTGATACGGATGATGCTGTCATAGAGCGACGGCTGGAGGCTCTGGGCCACGGCGTTGGCCAAGATGACAGCGATCATGACAGGCAGGATGTGTGAGATCTGCCCTGTCAGCTCGAAGACGATAACGGCTGTGGACACTGTGTGGGTGACGGCTCCCGACAGGGcggctgcccctgtgcccatccACGGAAAATATGCAGGCATCTGTCAGGTGCTACTCAGCAGGCTGTGTCCCCACCCCTAGGACATCCACTACACCCAGAACCCCTGGGATCTCTGGGGGACATCCCCATCGGTGGTATCACCTCAAGTTCCTGGTGGCACCATCTCAGCCCTGAGGAACCCATCAGCTCCTTTGGAGTACCACCAAGTGATCCCCACTATGGCGTGCCCATGCTGGCTCAGTGCTTACCCACCACGGCATAGCCACCTGGCACTATGCGGTACGTGTTGCTGTTGGTGTGGATGCCATCAGGGAACCAGGCTGCCATGCTCTCTCCAACCAGGCGCCCAAAAGCTGCCCCTGTGCATAGAGAAGGGCTGAGATTGGGCATGGGGACTTCTCCCAGAAGCTGACCCAGCCTTGcaccctcccctctgccctgatCCTTCCAGGGAAGGGGGCAGCTGGGGATATTCACTAGCGTCCCAGTGTGGGCTGGCAAGAAGCTGACTTCTCCCACCATGCCTACACAGGGTACAGACTCACCGATGACGAAGACAGGCATGAAGGCTCCGCAGGGCACTGGGATGGTGGTTGCCAGGGCTGACATCCAGAACTGTTTGGGGGATACAGACAGATGTTAATTACCccatcccagctctgccctacctcccatccctgctgtgcctcataggtggctgctgtggagcagaaCATGGGCACTCTACTGGCATCCTGACAGAGCTTCCCTGGTGGTGCCTGATGGCTTCTGGCCAGGACCTCCCTGGTGGCACCTGAGGGCACCTGGCCAAGACCTCCCTGGTGGCACCTGGGGATACCCTGCCAGTACCTCCTGCTGGCACCTTGGTGGATCCCAGCCAAGATCTTTTTGTTAGCATGTTGGCAGTACCAGCCAAcaccttggtggcctctggGAGCAGCCACACGATGCCTCTTGGTGTCTCCTTGGTAGCAACCATCCAACACATCCCTGCTGGCATCCAGGAGCCCCTTCCCAGAATTGACTGTTGGCACTCTAGGGCTAGCAGGGGCAGGAGATACTCACCTTCATGAGGATGAAGACAACAAGGGTGACAAAGACGTTGGAGTGAGGGTGATGCCAAGCTTCCAGGATGCCCAAATATTCAAACTCGTCACTGAGTCCCTGCTTGGCCCACGTCTGATTGTCGAATAGTGTCACCAGAGTGTCCTTCTGGGTGAGCTGGTGGTGGACAGAAGTCAGGTGCAGCTAGTGCTGGCCCTGGGGTAAGGAGCACTGTACCACCCCGTGGTGGGTACCTGGCCAGCCATGAATTGTCCAAAACCAGGTGGGAAGGTCAGCGTGGAGATGAGCAGAGTCACCAGGGCAGGAAAGAGCAGACGCCTGGGGGTGACACAGGGCAGGGGGTGAGTGGTGCAGCTCTGACTCCTCTGCCCCAGCGCTGGGAGCCACTGGACACCTACTTCTTCATGAGGAAGCGGTTGATGGTCTTCTGGCGGCGCATGAACTGCACAATCTTGCGGTTGAGGTAGACGAAGAGCGCACCCCCGAAGCCGCTTGCGATCCTGGGCAGAGACAAAGGATGACCATACACATGTCCTGCTTCCCCCATTgccaccaccagcacctccacttCACCCCTGGGATTTTGGGATGGTTATGGGATGGGTACTGGGGGGGATGCACTCACCCAATGACGGCGAAGGCTGGCAACTCCTGTAGGTCAAAAGGGAAGTCGAGGCGGAAGCGAGTTTTGAACAGTGCAGTGATCGTCTCTGGGGGATGGCAGAgatcagcagggctgggcaggaggatcCTCAGGCCTCCCACCCTGCCAGAAGTACCTTCATCCTTGTTCCAGACGGCGAGGACACGGAAGATGAAGGCACTGAAGGTGGCAGCGAAAAAGCCACGCCAGTAGTTGCGGACAGCGAAGAAGGTAGAGGTGACCTCGATGCTGAAGAGGACGCCTGGCACCAGGGGGGGAAGTGCACGAGGGAGGCGCCGAAACCCAGGTGGGCCCCTGGCATCTGGCATGCTTCTTGCCCCAAGCCCACCCTCATGCACGGCCTGCAGATTCTGGCTGGGCCCAAGGGCACTCTGTGGGGTGGTTCAAGGGCTTCCCTGGCAAAGCACATGGCTGGTCCCCAGCTGGCCGCAGCAGGCATGGCGGAGCAACGGTCAGCAGGAGCAAAAGGGTAGCACAGGAATGTGAGCAACAATATGGTGGGTGGCACTGAGGTGGGTTGAACACAGATGTATGGTTGGGCAGATGGGGCAATGCAGTGGGCAGAatgggcagcacagcaggcagagggcaagGAAAGAGTCAGACACATCACCAACCTACGGGAAGGGCTCAGCAGGGCCAGAGCAAGGAGCTCCCTGGAGCGCAAGGTGACAGGGAAGAGGATGAGAGCAGATGTTACACCTCCAGGAGGATGGTGCccactccttccttcctcctcccatgccagctgccctggggtCCTCCTTGTCTCACCAGACAGGCCCCAGTGCCCACACAGGAGGTGTATGGAGGCTGTGGGGCCCCAGGGTGACCCTACCTCCAATTggggcggcgaagcagcagccGACACCAACTGCGCAGGCAGCCGCCAACATTTCAATGTTCCTCGCCTCATTCTGTGGGCGAGTGGGGGGTAAGTGGGCACTGCCCTCTTCCCCCTAGATACTTCCAAACCATCAGGGGGGCATGAGCAGAGCCTCCACTcggccagcctgccctgctcacctCATAGATGcctccaaagagggagaggaagcggctgagcagagctgcacacatgCTGGCAATGTGGACAAAGGGACCCTGGGGAGATAGTGGGGAGGCTGAGGATGGTGCCCCCCTTGGCTTTctgcctgtcctgccccaggcaATAGTCTCACCTCTTTGCCCAGGGGCATGCCACTGCCCAAGGCACATGTCAGCCCGATGACCTTGGCCAGAAAGGTCTTGAAGGTGAGGTACTCCTTCAGCACAACACCCCTCAGGATGGTCTTCATCTCAGGGATTCCTGAACCTGACATCAAGGGGACAGTCTTGACCCAAAGCCATGGAGGAAGTGCACTGGGAAGCCTCTGCCCCATAGTTCTGGGGAGAATCCTTGGCTCTTCTGCATCTCAATGTGACCCCAGAAACATGTCTGCCCACAGTACAGTCAGCTAGAAGAGCCCCACAGCCATGTAGGAACATCTCAGCCCATACCCCTGGGGAAACTCCAATTCAACAGCCCCCAGGAGACCCTCTAAAGACCAACTCTTAACCCTAGGAAGATCCCCAATCTTATAGCTTAGAAGGCTGTATACTCTGAggaccagaccacagcctctgcAAGACCTTCACGATCCCCAGCCCCATAGCCCAGGAGGACATCCAGACAACTCCCAGCCCATAGCCACAGGCAGGGGACACTGTTAGGATGTAGCCagtccccctcctcacccctcaGTGCCCTACCCACGGCTTGAGGGGCGAGGATCTGAGTGAAGCCAGCTGAGAAGGTGATGAGAACAGTAGGGTAGGTGACCCAAGCCAGGTACTGCAGCAGCACATTGGTGTCCAGGCCCCCGTACATCCATTTCTGGGCTGTGGGCAAAGCCAGCCAGGTGGGTCACAGATGGCAAGGACCATGGCATGGCTCTGTGGCACCCCACGCTGGCATGCCATGGCCCTGGGAGCCCATTGGTGTCCGCTTACCTTGGAGACAGGTGGCAATGGCGAAGTCCATGGCCCAGCTGACCAGCGCCATGACCAGCCCCAGAAGGATGAGGAAGACCCAGTCCTCACCCaccttggagatgaggaaccGCTGGCACTGCAAGGCGCAGACTGCAGGCACAAGGGCAGGCTCAGTGCCAGGCACCCCAAGGATGGGCTGCTCTGGGGcggtggggccaggctggcagggacacAAGCACTCACAACCAGCCTCGCTGACCCAGCCCTGCGGGCACCatccagggcaggagcaccgTCACAGCCATGCCACAGACACCAGTGGGCAGGAATGGTGGGCTCTGGCCGTGCGAATGCGCACAAAGCACTGCTGGGCATGCACCTCCCTCCAGCACGGCCCCCCTGGCATGGCCCCAGGCAAAGGGGCTGGGGGCCCCAACTCCCTGCGGCATGCTTGGCTATTTTGGGCCattgtgtccctgctgcccagcggGCAGGTGGCATTGTCCTCGGCGCCGGTGTCCCATGACAGCCAGAGAAACTCTACCCGCCCACAGTAGCAGGGTGGGCAGTCTTGCCCAGactgggtgctgctgtgaggCAGTGCCCACCAGCGTTCCCATCTTCAGTGGCCCTTACCACGGCAGGGGGCACAGCGACCCTGGGTGTACTCCAGCAGCTCCGAGggccggcggggccggggggagtcgccttctccatctctctgctgcagccgCAGCCGAGCTGCCTCGTCCTTGGCGAAGGTGCCCAGGTCCTGTGTGTAGCGTCCATACAtctgggggaggagagggtAGGGATACCATGGGAGGCTGGCACGCCAGCTCCTGTGTTTgagtggggaaactgaggcaggagagcagtgggCATGCCGGCACGGCGTCCCAGcgctgggcagtgcccaggggaaGAGTGCCAGATGCCTCTGGGAATCCCTGGCTGCCTTCCAGGAcatgggaaggggctgggcagAGAAGGTGCATGGGGATCACTGCCAATTGTTTCACCCGATACCCCGGCACAGGCAGCTGGTACTGCTTGGTACCAGTCACCGGCCctgcccaggtgctccaggcaccGTGTTGGGGCTGGTGAAAGGTGGGGAAGGAATTCCAGTGTTGAGCACATAGCCAGCCTGGCCAGTAGATTCTCTGAGGGCTGGTACTGGGCTTGTGCTGGTGCTCTGCAGGCATCTCCCTTCAGCATCACTAAAAGCAGGGCCGGGGTGACCCATAGAAGACATCCTTGGCAGGTCACAAGTGACATGAGCTGGCCAGTCTCTGCCAGTAGCAGGGAGACAAAAGGGGGATGAAGGTCAGGGTATATGTCCAGGCTACGGGAGAGGCAGTCATAGCATTGGGCACAGCGTAGTCCCtgagctgtgaggaggaaatttggGGAACAAGTTGCTGAGTGGCTTTGTGCCCGCACTGGAGACATCCCCTCCTTCTCGAGTGCCTTCTGCCTGACTGTGGCACGTGGCCTAGCCTGGGTCGGGGGAAGgtggccctggcagtgcccctaGTGCTGTCCAGGAGCTCTTTGTGCCTGTCCTCcccaccaagctgggggcattTGTCCCATGCTGGCGGGCACTGCCAAGGACTTGGTTGCTTGGTTTCCGCCTCACTCCCCCTGGCACGACCTGAATGCCAAGTGCCAGAGGTTGGCTCGGCACAAAGGGAGGCTTCAGGGCTGTGGGGGCCCTGCCAGGCTCCCACGTTGGAGCGACGTGAGCCCCATGCCAATGGAGTGCCCACCCGCCATGCCATGCTAGTGCAGCACGTGGCTGGGGCACAGTCTCCCTCCTaagcacagcctgtgctgatgcTTGATAGAGGGGCAACACCATGGGTGGGCACCACGCACGGCACGTGGGCAGCCCaggcctggctgctggcagaggtgccCTCCACCAGAGGTTCCTGGATCCTGTATGCACCCCTCAGCCTGGTGGCATGGGGATGGTGTGAAGGTGCATTTCACACGGGGCATCACTCCTGCGCAGGTGCCTTTGGCAGGGAACAGAAAGCAGCCAGAGTGGCGCCGAGTGGATTCTCCACTGTCTAATAACCAggttgtgctcagcagcaggaggacgggtggggaagcaggcagggagtGGGGGGCACATTCATTTCCATTGCtgatgcccctcctggcagGAATTTCCTTCCAGACTCTTGCTCAGCATGGGCTCAGAAACCCCTTGCACTATGGAAGTGTGCTGGGGGACAGGAAGGGAGCTGACACATCCACCTCGGGTGGCCAGATCTGGCATCTGCCAGAGGAGGACCCTGGCCCAGCATGGGTCCCTGAGTTAGAAGACTCCCTTCGGGTGAAGCTTGTTTCCTCTGGAAGACAAAACGGGCTGGCACCCCTAGGAGTGCTGGCCCCCTGCCAAgtgccctcctcccccagcctttctgctgcccCATGTCAGTCCCGGCTGGGATCAGAGCACCCTCAGGTTGAAAGTCTCCTGAAGCAGCTTTATGGCCAACTCacggggctgtgccaggggctgccaTGCTGGCCTCTGCTTGTTGGGGCACTCAGTGGGATGCCCAGCTTCAGAGGCTCCAGCCTGCTTGCAGTGGAGGGCGTGGGATTCTGTTCCCCCTCCCTTTGTTTTCAGCCAACCCCCACTTGCAACAACAGGGATGTAAGTGAAGGGACTGTGTCAGCCCACTGCCACCTGCCACCCAGCGCTATGCTGTGTCACCACTCTGCCTCATGTCACGGCCTTGCAGGCAGGACGTGGGACCCCAGAGGTGCCCCACGATGGGCAGCCAGTGTGTCCGCAGCCCTGGCACGGCTGTGAGGACACAGTGAAGGCCAGTGGTGggctctctccttcctcctcctcttccttctcctcctcctcctccgcctcCCGCTCGGGTTATTTTTCCACAAAGGCCTTTTGAAACACAAACAGCCCCGGGACTCCGGCCTCCGCCACGAAACAGCTGAACAATCACAGcgctgggcaggcagggagcgggCACGGGGGACGAGCCTGGGGGGGGCACCCGGGGACACAGGCACGGGCCAAGGCTGCTATGTCTGTCCTGGGCTCCTGCACTCGGGGCACTGGCCgtgccacagctccctgagcagtgccagcccaTGATGTCCACTGCACCCGGGTGATGTTGTGCCTAGGACGGGTACTGGCATCTGGCGCTATGTCCCCGTGCCACCCTGTCCCATAGCAATgagcttgcctggcagcagagcccacctCCACATGACCTATGCTGGTCGACCTTCTCCCCAAACCCATGATTCTAGGGCACAGCTGTTTAAAGGCAGGGGGTCCTCTGGGATGGCAGCGGGcgagcagaggctgtggagtgtgtGTCACGCTGCCCGTCTTAGCTGGGCTCTAATCACCCTGAGCAGCTCCGCGGTGAACAAGGGCAGTTTGTCAAGCTTAATCCCACCCCCGCCTCCTGAAGGTCCCTTGCTCTCcatcacagcagcctggcatgcAGGGGGGCACTTGGGCTAGCATACATCCTGGCACCATTAGAGTGGTTGGGGTTTCTCATGGGCACCTGCCCAGCTTGGGGTCCATAGGGAGGGATGCCGTTTCTTGGGAACATATTTAAGAGTGGGGTTGTGGCAGTGCCCAGTGGCACTATGGCCAtggcatctgagggctggtgaAATCTAGTGGAGAGGTTAAGGACCTAGGGTGGAAATGGGGCTCTTTAGGCACAActaggcacagcctggct
The sequence above is a segment of the Pogoniulus pusillus isolate bPogPus1 chromosome 26, bPogPus1.pri, whole genome shotgun sequence genome. Coding sequences within it:
- the CLCN2 gene encoding chloride channel protein 2 isoform X3 gives rise to the protein MASESEAQRALQYEQTLMYGRYTQDLGTFAKDEAARLRLQQRDGEGDSPRPRRPSELLEYTQGRCAPCRVCALQCQRFLISKVGEDWVFLILLGLVMALVSWAMDFAIATCLQAQKWMYGGLDTNVLLQYLAWVTYPTVLITFSAGFTQILAPQAVGSGIPEMKTILRGVVLKEYLTFKTFLAKVIGLTCALGSGMPLGKEGPFVHIASMCAALLSRFLSLFGGIYENEARNIEMLAAACAVGVGCCFAAPIGGVLFSIEVTSTFFAVRNYWRGFFAATFSAFIFRVLAVWNKDEETITALFKTRFRLDFPFDLQELPAFAVIGIASGFGGALFVYLNRKIVQFMRRQKTINRFLMKKRLLFPALVTLLISTLTFPPGFGQFMAGQLTQKDTLVTLFDNQTWAKQGLSDEFEYLGILEAWHHPHSNVFVTLVVFILMKFWMSALATTIPVPCGAFMPVFVIGAAFGRLVGESMAAWFPDGIHTNSNTYRIVPGGYAVVGAAALSGAVTHTVSTAVIVFELTGQISHILPVMIAVILANAVAQSLQPSLYDSIIRIKKLPYLPELGWGHHEKYNVRVEDIMLRDIHYITLNCKYRDLQHVLQSTKMKSLPLVESAESMILLGSIERAQVGALLSQQLSPQRRLLALRQKVLAEDGHRLSDASIRFQISTETSSSVPTRVTPRKPLKPALKRVPSGPAESLQAGTTDHTGIALKNLFCANTTTEPTEEEMDPADRMTPAQILEWEEQQLDQVVDFSSAKIDPAPFQLVEHTSLHKPFLPVDPHYLLTVGSGPGVRHQHRAPGGHGVPQGAAQGHRGLPDRQGGEGSPTARQLPRQHRQHQRA
- the CLCN2 gene encoding chloride channel protein 2 isoform X1; the encoded protein is MASESEAQRALQYEQTLMYGRYTQDLGTFAKDEAARLRLQQRDGEGDSPRPRRPSELLEYTQGRCAPCRVCALQCQRFLISKVGEDWVFLILLGLVMALVSWAMDFAIATCLQAQKWMYGGLDTNVLLQYLAWVTYPTVLITFSAGFTQILAPQAVGSGIPEMKTILRGVVLKEYLTFKTFLAKVIGLTCALGSGMPLGKEGPFVHIASMCAALLSRFLSLFGGIYENEARNIEMLAAACAVGVGCCFAAPIGGVLFSIEVTSTFFAVRNYWRGFFAATFSAFIFRVLAVWNKDEETITALFKTRFRLDFPFDLQELPAFAVIGIASGFGGALFVYLNRKIVQFMRRQKTINRFLMKKRLLFPALVTLLISTLTFPPGFGQFMAGQLTQKDTLVTLFDNQTWAKQGLSDEFEYLGILEAWHHPHSNVFVTLVVFILMKFWMSALATTIPVPCGAFMPVFVIGAAFGRLVGESMAAWFPDGIHTNSNTYRIVPGGYAVVGAAALSGAVTHTVSTAVIVFELTGQISHILPVMIAVILANAVAQSLQPSLYDSIIRIKKLPYLPELGWGHHEKYNVRVEDIMLRDIHYITLNCKYRDLQHVLQSTKMKSLPLVESAESMILLGSIERAQVGALLSQQLSPQRRLLALRQKVLAEDGHRLSDASIRFQISTETSSSVPTRVTPRKPLKPALKRVPSGPAESLQAGTTDHTGIALKNLFCANTTTEPTEEEMDPADRMTPAQILEWEEQQLDQVVDFSSAKIDPAPFQLVEHTSLHKTHTIFSLLGLDQAYVTSIGRLVGMVSLKELRKAIEGSLTGKGVKVRPPLASFRDSTASTSEPDTTALRQLWDRHQHHSMPREAGPRGEDEDNTPKG
- the CLCN2 gene encoding chloride channel protein 2 isoform X2 gives rise to the protein MASESEAQRALQYEQTLMYGRYTQDLGTFAKDEAARLRLQQRDGEGDSPRPRRPSELLEYTQGRCAPCRVCALQCQRFLISKVGEDWVFLILLGLVMALVSWAMDFAIATCLQAQKWMYGGLDTNVLLQYLAWVTYPTVLITFSAGFTQILAPQAVGSGIPEMKTILRGVVLKEYLTFKTFLAKVIGLTCALGSGMPLGKEGPFVHIASMCAALLSRFLSLFGGIYENEARNIEMLAAACAVGVGCCFAAPIGGVLFSIEVTSTFFAVRNYWRGFFAATFSAFIFRVLAVWNKDEETITALFKTRFRLDFPFDLQELPAFAVIGIASGFGGALFVYLNRKIVQFMRRQKTINRFLMKKRLLFPALVTLLISTLTFPPGFGQFMAGQLTQKDTLVTLFDNQTWAKQGLSDEFEYLGILEAWHHPHSNVFVTLVVFILMKFWMSALATTIPVPCGAFMPVFVIGAAFGRLVGESMAAWFPDGIHTNSNTYRIVPGGYAVVGAAALSGAVTHTVSTAVIVFELTGQISHILPVMIAVILANAVAQSLQPSLYDSIIRIKKLPYLPELGWGHHEKYNVRVEDIMLRDIHYITLNCKYRDLQHVLQSTKMKSLPLVESAESMILLGSIERAQVGALLSQQLSPQRRLLALRQKVLAEDGHRLSDASIRFQISTETSSSVPTRVTPRKPLKPALKRVPSGPAESLQAGTTDHTGIALKNLFCANTTTEPTEEEMDPADRMTPAQILEWEEQQLDQVVDFSSAKIDPAPFQLVEHTSLHKAYVTSIGRLVGMVSLKELRKAIEGSLTGKGVKVRPPLASFRDSTASTSEPDTTALRQLWDRHQHHSMPREAGPRGEDEDNTPKG
- the CLCN2 gene encoding chloride channel protein 2 isoform X4, which gives rise to MLCPCATLERAEPLLPSGFGSEDQSPASFPRAGSPGMLSSTTMYGRYTQDLGTFAKDEAARLRLQQRDGEGDSPRPRRPSELLEYTQGRCAPCRVCALQCQRFLISKVGEDWVFLILLGLVMALVSWAMDFAIATCLQAQKWMYGGLDTNVLLQYLAWVTYPTVLITFSAGFTQILAPQAVGSGIPEMKTILRGVVLKEYLTFKTFLAKVIGLTCALGSGMPLGKEGPFVHIASMCAALLSRFLSLFGGIYENEARNIEMLAAACAVGVGCCFAAPIGGVLFSIEVTSTFFAVRNYWRGFFAATFSAFIFRVLAVWNKDEETITALFKTRFRLDFPFDLQELPAFAVIGIASGFGGALFVYLNRKIVQFMRRQKTINRFLMKKRLLFPALVTLLISTLTFPPGFGQFMAGQLTQKDTLVTLFDNQTWAKQGLSDEFEYLGILEAWHHPHSNVFVTLVVFILMKFWMSALATTIPVPCGAFMPVFVIGAAFGRLVGESMAAWFPDGIHTNSNTYRIVPGGYAVVGAAALSGAVTHTVSTAVIVFELTGQISHILPVMIAVILANAVAQSLQPSLYDSIIRIKKLPYLPELGWGHHEKYNVRVEDIMLRDIHYITLNCKYRDLQHVLQSTKMKSLPLVESAESMILLGSIERAQVGALLSQQLSPQRRLLALRQKVLAEDGHRLSDASIRFQISTETSSSVPTRVTPRKPLKPALKRVPSGPAESLQAGTTDHTGIALKNLFCANTTTEPTEEEMDPADRMTPAQILEWEEQQLDQVVDFSSAKIDPAPFQLVEHTSLHKTHTIFSLLGLDQAYVTSIGRLVGMVSLKELRKAIEGSLTGKGVKVRPPLASFRDSTASTSEPDTTALRQLWDRHQHHSMPREAGPRGEDEDNTPKG